One window of Equus quagga isolate Etosha38 chromosome 4, UCLA_HA_Equagga_1.0, whole genome shotgun sequence genomic DNA carries:
- the RFC4 gene encoding replication factor C subunit 4 — translation MQAFLKGASISAKPLMPKDRGVAATPGSSGENKKAKPVPWVEKYRPKCVDEVAFQEEVVAVLKKSLEGADLPNLLFYGPPGTGKTSTILAAARELFGPELFRLRVLELNASDERGIQVVREKVKNFAQLTVSGSRSDGKPCPPFKIVILDEADSMTSAAQAALRRTMEKESKTTRFCLICNYISRIIEPLTSRCSKFRFKPLSDKIQQQRLLDIAGKEHVKISNEGIAYLVKVSEGDLRKAITFLQSATRLTGGKEVTEKVITDIAGVIPAETIDGLLAACQSGSFDKLEAAVKDLIDEGHAATQLVNQLHDVIVENDNLSDKQKSIITEKLAEVDKCLADGADEHLQLMSLCATVMQQLTQNC, via the exons ATGCAGGCGTTTCTAAAAGGCGCATCCATCAGTGCTAAACCACTGATGCCCAAGGATCGAGGAGTAGCTGCCACTCCCGGAAGCAGTGGAGAGAACAAGAAAGCCAAACCTGTTCCATGGGTGGAAAAATA tcgCCCAAAATGTGTAGATGAAGTTGCTTTCCAGGAAGAAGTGGTTGCAGTACTGAAAAAGTCTTTAGAAGGAGCTGAT CTCCCTAATCTCTTGTTTTACGGGCCACCTGGAACTGGAAAAACATCCACTATTTTGGCAGCAGCTAGGGAACTCTTTGG GCCTGAACTTTTTCGATTAAGAGTTCTTGAGTTAAATGCATCTGATGAACGTGGAATACAAGTAGttagagagaaagtgaagaattTTGCTCAATTAACTGTGTCAGGAAGTCGTTCAGA TGGGAAGCCATGTCCTCCTTTCAAGATTGTAATTCTGGATGAAGCAGATTCTATGACCTCAGCTGCTCAGGCAGCTTTAAGACGCACCATGGAGAAAGAGTCTAAAACCACCCGATTCTGTCTCATCTGTAACTATATCAGTCG AATAATTGAACCTCTGACCTCTAGGTGTTCTAAATTCCGCTTCAAACCTCTGTCAGATAAAATTCAACAGCAGCGGTTACTAGACATTGCTGGTAAAGAACATGTCAAAATTAGCAATGAG ggAATAGCTTATCTTGTTAAAGTGTCAGAAGGAGACTTGAGAAAAGCCATTACATTTCTTCAAAGTGCTACTCGATTAACAGGTGGAAAGGAGGTCACAGAGAAGGTGATCACAGACATTGCTGGG GTCATACCAGCTGAGACAATTGATGGATTACTTGCTGCATGTCAGAGTGGCTCTTTTGACAAACTAGAAGCTGCAGTAAAG GACTTAATAGATGAGGGTCATGCAGCAACTCAGCTTGTAAATCAACTTCACGATGTGATTGTAGAAAATGATAACCTTTCTGATAAGCAGAAGTCCATTATTACAGAAAAACTGGCT GAAGTAGACAAATGCTTAGCAGACGGTGCCGACGAACATCTGCAGTTGATGAGCCTCTGTGCTACTGTGATGCAGCAGTTAACTCAGAATTGTTAA
- the EIF4A2 gene encoding eukaryotic initiation factor 4A-II codes for MSGGSADYNREHGGPEGMDPDGVIESNWNEIVDNFDDMNLKESLLRGIYAYGFEKPSAIQQRAIIPCIKGYDVIAQAQSGTGKTATFAISILQQLEIEFKETQALVLAPTRELAQQIQKVILALGDYMGATCHACIGGTNVRNEMQKLQAEAPHIVVGTPGRVFDMLNRRYLSPKWIKMFVLDEADEMLSRGFKDQIYEIFQKLNTSIQVVLLSATMPTDVLEVTKKFMRDPIRILVKKEELTLEGIKQFYINVEREEWKLDTLCDLYETLTITQAVIFLNTRRKVDWLTEKMHARDFTVSALHGDMDQKERDVIMREFRSGSSRVLITTDLLARGIDVQQVSLVINYDLPTNRENYIHRIGRGGRFGRKGVAINFVTEEDKRILRDIETFYNTTVEEMPMNVADLI; via the exons ATGTCTGGTGGCTCTGCGGATTATAACAG AGAACATGGCGGCCCAGAGGGAATGGACCCCGATGGTGTCATCGAG agcAACTGGAATGAGATTGTTGATAACTTTGATGATATGAATTTAAAGGAGTCTCTTCTTCGGGGCATCTATGCTTATGGTTTTGAGAAGCCTTCAGCTATTCAGCAGCGAGCTATTATTCCTTGCATCAAAG GGTATGATGTGATTGCTCAAGCTCAGTCAGGTACTGGCAAGACAGCCACATTTGCTATTTCCATCCTGCAACAGTTGGAGATTGAGTTCAAGGAGACCCAAGCACTAGTATTGGCCCCCACCAGAGAACTGGCTCAACAG ATCCAAAAGGTAATTCTGGCACTTGGAGACTATATGGGAGCAACTTGTCATGCCTGCATCGGTGGAACCAATGTTCgaaatgaaatgcaaaaactGCAGGCCGAAGCACCACACATTGTTGTTGGTACACCAGGGAGAGTGTTTGATATGCTAAATAGAAGATATCTTT CtccaaaatggatcaaaatgtTTGTTTTGGATGAAGCTGATGAAATGTTGAGCCGAGGGTTTAAGGATCAAATTTATGagattttccaaaaattaaatacaagTATTCAG GTTGTGTTGCTTTCTGCCACAATGCCAACTGATGTGTTGGAAGTGACCAAAAAGTTCATGAGAGATCCAATTAGAATTCTGgtgaaaaaggaagaattgaCCCTTGAAGGAATCAAACAGTTTTATATTAATGTTGAAAGAGAG GAATGGAAGTTGGATACACTTTGTGACTTGTATGAGACACTGACGATTACGCAGGCTGTTATATTTCTCAACACAAGACGCAAGGTGGACTGGCTCACTGAGAAAATGCATGCCAGGGACTTCACAGTCTCTGCTCTG CATGGAGACATGGACCAGAAGGAAAGAGATGTTATCATGAGGGAATTCCGATCAGGGTCAAGCCGTGTTCTGATCACTACTGACTTGTTG GCTCGTGGGATTGATGTGCAACAAGTATCATTGGTTATAAACTACGACCTACCTACCAATCGTGAAAATTACATTCACAG AATTGGCAGAGGGGGTCGATTTGGGAGGAAAGGTGTGGCTATAAACTTTGTTACTGAAGAAGACAAGAGGATTCTTCGTGACATTGAGACTTTCTACAATACTACAGTGGAGGAAATGCCAATGAATGTGGCTGACCTTATTTAA